Proteins from a single region of Leptotrichia trevisanii DSM 22070:
- a CDS encoding anaerobic ribonucleoside triphosphate reductase, whose product MQPQLTENLKNIIAGIVNVESNDTCNENANMSSMTPAGQMMKFASEVSKIYALENLVSPRFKEAHEKGLIHIHDLDFYSSKTTTCLQYDLADMFEKGFYTKHGYIREAQSISTYATLATIIFQTNQNEQHGGQAIPAFDFYMAKGVLKSFRRHLRRRILSFVEIRNGVEITQEYEKNAKEFLLKNISSIKCNENEIKLLGEHFKINKNDLIKLLVEAYDDTKNETYQAMEGFLHNLNTMHSRGGNQVVFSSINYGTDTSEEGRMVIRELLKATSSGLGKNETPIFPIQIFKVKEGLNYTENDYNLAQSDFDAALESARNQKISYENDFENKKINFEAPNFDLLLLSCETSSRRLFPNFVFLDSEFNKHEKWRMDDPERYKYEIATMGCRTRVFENINGEKSSLGRGNLSFTSINFPRIAILTRKNVENEIAEMEKAGKFANEEEKNNKKIELLTEEFQEKVLELTYLAGEQLYERYNFQKTALAKQFPFMRSNNLWKGLGVKDGNEEVGEAINTGSLSIGFVGGANAMYALFDAEHGTSEVAYKTLYDTIEKMGFVADEFRDKYHLNYSILATPAESLAGRFLRIDKDEFGVIKNVTDRDYYVNSFHIDVKKEISLFDKIRKEAPFHKLTRGGHITYVELDGEARKNMGVMLKIVKVMKDTGIGYGSINHPVDRCRDCGTEAIIYDKCPICGSHNISRIRRITGYLTGDLDSWNSAKQAEEHDRVKHGVK is encoded by the coding sequence ATGCAACCACAATTGACAGAAAATTTAAAAAATATAATAGCAGGGATAGTGAATGTTGAGAGCAATGATACATGCAATGAGAATGCCAATATGTCTTCAATGACACCAGCAGGACAGATGATGAAGTTTGCAAGTGAAGTGTCAAAGATTTACGCTTTGGAAAATTTGGTGTCGCCAAGATTTAAGGAAGCTCATGAAAAGGGGCTTATTCATATTCACGACTTGGATTTTTATTCCAGCAAGACTACGACTTGTTTGCAGTATGACTTGGCGGATATGTTTGAAAAGGGATTTTATACAAAGCATGGATATATTCGTGAAGCACAGAGCATTTCCACTTATGCGACGCTTGCTACCATTATTTTTCAGACAAACCAGAATGAACAGCACGGCGGACAGGCAATACCCGCATTTGATTTCTATATGGCAAAAGGTGTGTTAAAATCGTTTAGACGGCACCTGAGAAGAAGAATTTTGAGCTTTGTTGAAATTAGAAATGGAGTGGAAATTACGCAGGAATATGAAAAAAATGCAAAAGAATTTCTGTTAAAAAATATTTCATCAATTAAGTGTAATGAAAATGAGATAAAACTGCTTGGAGAACATTTTAAAATAAATAAAAATGACTTAATAAAATTATTGGTAGAAGCATATGATGATACTAAAAATGAAACTTATCAGGCAATGGAAGGATTTTTACACAATTTGAACACAATGCACTCACGTGGAGGAAATCAAGTTGTATTTTCTTCGATAAATTATGGAACGGATACTTCTGAGGAAGGACGGATGGTTATTCGTGAGTTGTTGAAGGCAACTTCCAGCGGGCTTGGAAAAAATGAAACTCCAATTTTCCCAATACAGATTTTTAAAGTGAAGGAAGGGCTTAATTACACTGAAAATGACTATAATTTGGCTCAAAGCGATTTTGATGCGGCTTTGGAAAGTGCAAGAAATCAAAAAATTTCCTATGAGAATGATTTTGAAAATAAAAAAATAAATTTTGAAGCACCAAATTTTGATTTATTACTGTTGTCTTGTGAAACTTCGAGCAGAAGACTGTTTCCGAACTTTGTATTTTTGGATTCAGAATTTAATAAGCATGAAAAATGGAGAATGGATGATCCTGAAAGATATAAATATGAAATTGCTACAATGGGCTGCCGAACACGTGTCTTTGAAAATATAAACGGAGAAAAAAGCAGTCTTGGACGTGGGAATTTGTCGTTTACGAGCATAAATTTTCCTAGAATTGCAATTTTAACAAGAAAAAATGTGGAAAATGAGATTGCAGAAATGGAAAAGGCTGGCAAATTTGCAAATGAGGAAGAAAAAAATAATAAAAAAATTGAATTATTGACAGAGGAATTTCAGGAAAAAGTGCTGGAACTGACTTATCTTGCAGGAGAACAGCTTTACGAGCGTTACAATTTCCAGAAAACAGCTCTGGCAAAGCAATTTCCATTTATGAGAAGCAATAACTTGTGGAAGGGGCTTGGTGTAAAGGATGGAAATGAGGAAGTGGGGGAAGCGATAAATACAGGTTCACTTTCGATAGGATTTGTAGGTGGAGCAAATGCGATGTATGCCTTGTTTGACGCAGAACATGGAACAAGTGAAGTTGCTTATAAAACACTTTATGATACGATTGAAAAAATGGGATTTGTTGCAGATGAGTTCAGGGACAAATATCATTTGAACTATTCGATTCTGGCAACTCCTGCTGAAAGTCTGGCTGGAAGATTCCTACGTATTGATAAAGATGAGTTTGGAGTAATTAAAAACGTGACAGACAGGGATTATTATGTAAACTCGTTCCATATTGACGTAAAAAAGGAAATCAGTCTTTTTGATAAAATAAGAAAAGAGGCACCATTTCATAAATTAACAAGAGGTGGACATATCACTTATGTGGAACTGGATGGGGAGGCACGTAAAAATATGGGTGTTATGCTAAAAATTGTAAAAGTGATGAAAGATACTGGAATAGGCTATGGTTCAATAAACCATCCTGTTGACAGATGTAGGGATTGCGGAACGGAAGCGATAATTTATGACAAATGCCCAATTTGTGGAAGCCATAATATTTCCAGAATCAGAAGAATAACAGGTTATCTAACTGGAGATCTGGACAGCTGGAACAGTGCAAAACAGGCTGAAGAGCATGACAGAGTAAAACACGGGGTAAAATAA
- the trxB gene encoding thioredoxin-disulfide reductase has protein sequence MYDSVIIGSGPAGLTAAIYLSRAGLKNIVINGMEPGGQLTTTTEVENFPGFPQGISGPQLVEDIKAQSKNFGTEFLQAVVKDIEDVENNGKKTFKLHLDNGNIIETKTVILSTGASAKYLGIENEKESIGKGVSACATCDGFFYRGKDVVVIGGGDTAMEEAVFLTKFVNKVTIINRRDTLRASAIMQQRARDNEKIEWKLDYTPKKVLADEKVTGIELINNKTGETETLSTDGIFVAIGRTPNTKFLEGKIEIDDRGYIVTKGKSSKTSTNGIFAAGDVQDNRYQQAIIAAGSGAIAGLDVEEYLRENNL, from the coding sequence ATGTATGATTCAGTAATTATAGGATCAGGGCCCGCAGGACTGACAGCCGCAATCTATCTAAGCCGTGCAGGACTAAAAAACATAGTAATAAATGGAATGGAACCTGGAGGACAGCTTACAACTACAACAGAAGTTGAAAACTTTCCAGGATTTCCACAAGGAATTTCAGGCCCACAGCTAGTAGAGGACATAAAGGCTCAATCTAAAAATTTTGGAACTGAATTTCTGCAGGCAGTTGTAAAAGATATTGAAGATGTTGAAAATAATGGCAAAAAAACATTTAAATTACATTTGGATAACGGAAATATCATAGAAACAAAAACAGTAATCTTATCAACAGGAGCAAGTGCAAAATATCTTGGAATTGAAAATGAAAAGGAAAGTATAGGAAAAGGAGTCAGTGCATGTGCCACTTGTGACGGATTTTTCTATCGTGGGAAAGATGTTGTTGTAATCGGTGGTGGAGATACTGCGATGGAAGAAGCTGTATTTCTAACAAAATTTGTGAACAAAGTTACAATCATTAACAGAAGAGATACATTACGTGCTTCTGCTATTATGCAGCAAAGAGCAAGAGATAATGAAAAAATCGAGTGGAAATTAGACTACACCCCCAAAAAAGTGCTAGCTGATGAAAAAGTTACAGGAATAGAGCTTATAAACAACAAGACAGGTGAAACTGAGACTTTATCAACAGATGGAATTTTTGTAGCAATCGGAAGAACTCCAAATACAAAATTTCTTGAAGGAAAAATCGAAATTGACGACAGAGGCTACATTGTAACAAAAGGAAAATCCTCAAAAACAAGCACTAACGGAATTTTCGCAGCGGGTGATGTTCAGGACAACAGATACCAGCAGGCAATAATTGCAGCAGGAAGTGGTGCCATTGCAGGACTTGATGTAGAAGAATATTTAAGGGAAAATAACTTATAA
- the trxA gene encoding thioredoxin encodes MALSLNKDNFEKSIANGVALVDFWAEWCGPCKMQLPIIEEFSGEMEGKATVGKVNVDEQLELAQSFGIQSIPTLILFKDGKPVKKLVGLHSKEALYEEVNQVL; translated from the coding sequence ATGGCATTAAGTTTAAACAAAGATAATTTTGAAAAAAGTATTGCAAATGGAGTGGCTTTAGTAGATTTCTGGGCAGAATGGTGCGGCCCTTGTAAAATGCAGCTTCCTATTATTGAAGAATTTTCAGGGGAAATGGAAGGAAAAGCTACAGTTGGAAAAGTAAACGTGGATGAACAATTGGAACTGGCACAATCTTTTGGAATCCAAAGCATACCTACATTAATTTTATTCAAGGATGGAAAACCTGTTAAAAAATTAGTTGGATTACACTCAAAAGAAGCACTTTATGAAGAAGTAAACCAAGTATTATAA
- a CDS encoding metalloregulator ArsR/SmtB family transcription factor, which yields MDKICENYKNSLYSGLSKIGKCLSSEKRIEILDLLVQGAKTVESISNETGMSIANTSRHLQVLKDGNLVVCEKKGNYVVYEIANTQIIDLVYLLIGVGEQQLSDIQRIHSEFNDSCMKIRPITLEQAYEMAKNKETLIIDLRPADEFNSSHIENAINIPMKNLEENLKKLPKNKEIIVYCRGRNCAYANLASKLLNDNGFHAYSLNQSYYDWQKYSDF from the coding sequence ATGGATAAAATATGTGAAAATTATAAAAATAGCCTGTATTCCGGATTGTCAAAAATTGGGAAATGCCTGTCCAGCGAGAAAAGAATTGAAATACTGGATTTGCTTGTGCAGGGAGCAAAAACTGTGGAAAGTATTTCAAATGAAACAGGAATGAGTATTGCTAATACTTCAAGACACTTGCAGGTTTTAAAGGATGGTAATCTGGTTGTTTGTGAAAAAAAGGGGAATTATGTTGTTTATGAGATTGCAAATACGCAGATAATTGACTTGGTGTATCTTCTGATTGGGGTAGGGGAGCAGCAGCTTTCGGATATTCAGCGAATACACAGTGAATTTAATGACAGTTGTATGAAAATTCGTCCAATTACACTGGAACAGGCTTATGAAATGGCAAAAAATAAAGAAACATTGATAATTGACTTACGTCCAGCAGATGAATTTAATTCAAGCCATATAGAGAATGCGATAAATATTCCAATGAAAAATCTTGAAGAAAATCTAAAAAAATTACCAAAAAATAAGGAAATAATCGTTTATTGCAGAGGAAGAAACTGTGCCTATGCAAATCTTGCTTCCAAACTTTTGAATGATAACGGATTTCATGCTTATAGCCTGAATCAGAGTTATTATGATTGGCAGAAGTATAGTGACTTCTAA